The Phormidium yuhuli AB48 DNA window TATTACTATCCTAGAAAATCTCTTAAATACCAATATTTTTATATTTGAAAATTCCGATGATATCGCTTGGGCAATTCATAAAATGAAGTCGGGAAATGCTGATTTTTCTGATTATTTGATCGTTCGCATCAATCAACAGGCTGGCTGTGATGAAACCGCATCATTTGATGTCAAGCTAGGGCAATTATCCCAGGTTAACCGGCTGGATTCATAAACTC harbors:
- a CDS encoding PIN domain-containing protein — its product is MKGLDTNVIVRFLVRDDESQWQQADRYINQALENHQPCLINNIVLCEVVWVLRSQYKIKRDQLITILENLLNTNIFIFENSDDIAWAIHKMKSGNADFSDYLIVRINQQAGCDETASFDVKLGQLSQVNRLDS